A portion of the Candidatus Schekmanbacteria bacterium genome contains these proteins:
- a CDS encoding MATE family efflux transporter — translation MQGSKNQQGESENKSHGHSHSHGHPHGKISIDLTEGNISKNLWSLASPMIISQIVQTVFYIADLIFVGMVGSTAIASVSIATIFMMTLSTAAHGLSIGTTAIIARLVGQRKDDEAAFIAGQSIMLCFLLGAAIGIPAYFKGEALFGFLGANEELVKVGVGYFKISLLGIFALFLQFITSSIFRATGEARISMLLTLMATALHFIFDPLLIFGIGPFPKLGVNGAAYASIIALVISSATGTIMLLSGSYRIKVVAKDFTINLSALWRIFKIAIPAASRRLIRDAARMVMMKIVAIYGTSAIAAYGIGMRLDMIAMLPGMGLSAATSTLVGQNLGAGKPENSEKSTWISVKHLSLIMSVFAVIFFVFAPYIISMFDRASNVISAGTEYMHYISISYIFVAIIMVIGGAFNGAGDAMSPLVISGSAAWILQLPLAGLLATKMSFGPAGIWGAILLSAIIESAAFLIWFKQGNWKLKKV, via the coding sequence ATGCAAGGATCAAAAAACCAGCAGGGAGAGTCAGAGAACAAAAGTCACGGGCATAGCCACTCTCACGGTCATCCTCATGGAAAGATTTCAATAGATCTCACTGAAGGGAATATATCAAAAAATCTCTGGTCACTGGCATCACCTATGATTATAAGCCAGATAGTACAGACCGTATTCTATATCGCTGACCTCATATTCGTTGGAATGGTCGGTTCAACCGCCATAGCATCGGTATCAATTGCAACTATATTCATGATGACACTTTCAACCGCGGCTCATGGACTCTCTATCGGAACAACCGCCATAATCGCCAGATTAGTAGGGCAAAGAAAGGATGATGAAGCTGCATTTATAGCCGGTCAGTCAATAATGTTATGTTTCCTGCTTGGGGCAGCAATTGGTATACCTGCATATTTCAAAGGAGAAGCCCTTTTCGGTTTTCTTGGCGCAAATGAAGAACTTGTAAAGGTAGGAGTAGGCTATTTCAAGATATCACTGCTTGGCATATTTGCCCTTTTTCTGCAGTTTATAACAAGCTCTATATTCAGGGCAACCGGGGAGGCAAGGATATCCATGCTTCTTACCCTCATGGCAACAGCACTTCACTTTATCTTTGATCCGCTTCTCATATTCGGCATAGGTCCTTTCCCCAAACTTGGCGTGAACGGTGCTGCGTACGCATCAATAATAGCACTGGTCATATCTTCAGCCACCGGTACCATAATGCTTCTTAGCGGATCATACAGGATTAAGGTTGTTGCCAAAGACTTTACTATAAATCTCTCCGCACTATGGAGGATATTTAAAATAGCCATACCTGCAGCTTCAAGAAGACTGATACGCGATGCAGCCAGAATGGTAATGATGAAAATAGTGGCCATCTATGGAACAAGCGCAATCGCCGCCTATGGCATAGGGATGAGACTTGACATGATAGCAATGCTCCCCGGGATGGGTCTCTCTGCTGCAACGTCAACACTGGTAGGACAAAACCTTGGCGCAGGGAAACCGGAAAACTCCGAAAAAAGCACATGGATATCAGTAAAACATCTTAGCCTCATTATGTCAGTGTTCGCGGTGATATTTTTTGTATTTGCTCCTTATATTATTTCAATGTTTGACAGGGCTTCCAATGTAATCTCTGCAGGTACTGAATATATGCATTATATTTCGATATCATACATTTTCGTTGCAATAATAATGGTTATTGGAGGAGCATTTAATGGTGCAGGCGACGCCATGTCCCCTCTTGTGATTTCAGGATCAGCAGCATGGATATTGCAACTTCCTCTGGCAGGTTTACTTGCAACAAAAATGAGTTTCGGCCCTGCGGGAATATGGGGAGCGATCCTGCTCAGTGCAATAATAGAGTCAGCCGCCTTTCTCATCTGGTTTAAGCAGGGCAACTGGAAATTAAAAAAAGTTTAA
- the bchH gene encoding magnesium chelatase subunit H, giving the protein MHFTAIIGDYTYSKSLAEASDLLKKKFGGKVTLDYFFCLRHQKFERRQLSEIEENVKKADTVIVNMIFDDEIIEILERHKSDNKNYLILASMPRGLVLTKIGKFSLSSISMPDKSSMLGKALGVLRGLMSSSKSTMEVRKLLVMADTILKVLRFGKWKDAANYIRVWKYFYAGGMNNIKNLFLFLLSEYYGFKTEYDLPEEIPQGAIYHPKAGKIYDDVEEYLKWYKNSGLLRTNGFKKTPYVGILFYMQRYQTQDINDLLAVIESLEKHGVGAMPILTSGSENMKNMERHFTVKGKSRVEAIISFLFFRIEGGPLGGDYEAFINLAKKINVPLIKYMNMGYTTIEEWKQRSEGMAPLETTITTILPELDGLIEGVLVAGHVDSTEDKGKIIRTMEPIPDRVERAVERTTRWIKLRQTENKDKKVAFVLFNYPPGKDNIGNAGNLDTFESIIRLFDAMRKEGYDVSGYPKTRQEFVRLMVKKNLVNLSDWTGMQKIKENAFKVPLSTYRKWFEEIPKENQEEVSKMWGDIPGKILADDESLLVPGITFGNIFLGFQPPRGYFEDPSKTYHDSGIVPHHQYLAYYMWLQNEFKADLLVHFGTHGTLEFLPGKQVALSQNCYPSILIGNMPHVYYYTCSNPSESSIARRRSQATMVDYMTPPMIVSDLYGRLAELESEINNYFQQKDQSPAQLGMIKERILNMAKDENLIDIMAEDVDVSTLYDSLIEMKGSLMTKGIHVLGNSLKGKELIDYVMGIVRFDKGDVVSLFRIVAATYGIDWEEARETPSKIHSDGRPLGIILKETEEKGYRILTDYLESSYPNVKKIAGKVLNGNLSSDDLKNLEKTLQFAKIVAGNLSKNTEIESLIASFSGKYIEPGVGGDPVRSPSVIPTGRNIYQFNPDLIPTLAAVQRGVTVAEQVITGYKEENEGTTPETVGVILWGFETMKTQGETVAEIFQYLGVEPRWSGTGDFVGVKPIPLEKLGRPRLDVAVEICGIFRDTFPLLLKLIDRAFNIVADLDEPHDKNYVRKHSEEICRTLIEKEVPKDQALALSRARIFGPSSTNYGTDVTQLIETSGWENSDEIANLHIAKMSHIYGDTFHAVASADTFKAVLDKVDVVAQVRSSDEYGMADLDHYYEFLGGMAKSVESVKKKSGPGRKKTKPTILVADTTKDNIKTKNIKTTLEYEAKTKLFNPEWIKGQVDSGYRGVKNISQRVEHLIGWSATAESVDNWVWSQVAEKYLFDEAVRKSMMKENIWAVEHQLNRLMEAFNRGIWDASEEEIEKLKKIYLEIESEIEEMEE; this is encoded by the coding sequence ATGCACTTTACCGCAATAATCGGTGATTATACCTATAGCAAATCTCTGGCCGAAGCATCAGATCTTCTCAAAAAGAAATTTGGAGGGAAGGTAACTTTAGACTATTTCTTCTGTCTTCGTCACCAGAAATTTGAGCGCCGGCAGCTCAGTGAAATTGAAGAAAACGTTAAAAAGGCAGACACCGTAATCGTCAACATGATTTTTGATGATGAAATCATAGAAATTTTGGAAAGGCATAAAAGTGACAATAAAAACTATTTAATACTGGCTTCCATGCCGCGGGGATTAGTACTTACAAAGATCGGTAAATTCAGCCTTTCAAGTATCTCCATGCCTGATAAATCATCAATGCTCGGTAAGGCATTGGGTGTATTGCGGGGACTCATGAGTTCAAGCAAAAGCACTATGGAGGTAAGAAAGCTTCTTGTAATGGCTGATACGATATTGAAAGTATTAAGGTTCGGGAAATGGAAGGATGCAGCAAATTATATAAGAGTATGGAAATATTTTTATGCCGGAGGAATGAACAATATTAAAAACCTTTTTCTCTTCCTCCTTTCAGAATACTACGGATTCAAAACAGAATATGATTTGCCTGAAGAAATTCCACAGGGTGCCATATATCATCCTAAGGCCGGCAAGATCTATGATGACGTAGAAGAGTACCTAAAATGGTACAAAAATTCAGGCCTTCTAAGGACCAACGGCTTCAAGAAAACTCCATATGTGGGGATTTTGTTCTACATGCAGCGTTATCAGACGCAGGACATAAACGATCTCCTTGCAGTTATAGAATCACTCGAAAAGCACGGCGTTGGAGCCATGCCGATTCTTACATCAGGTTCTGAAAACATGAAGAATATGGAGCGTCATTTCACTGTAAAGGGAAAATCACGGGTTGAAGCCATTATAAGTTTCCTCTTCTTCAGGATCGAGGGCGGACCCTTAGGCGGAGACTATGAAGCGTTTATAAACCTTGCAAAGAAGATTAATGTACCGCTGATTAAATATATGAATATGGGTTATACCACTATCGAAGAATGGAAACAAAGGAGCGAAGGAATGGCTCCGCTTGAAACTACCATTACAACAATACTACCTGAGCTCGATGGGCTTATCGAAGGGGTTTTGGTTGCAGGTCATGTAGATTCTACGGAAGACAAAGGAAAAATTATCAGGACAATGGAACCTATCCCGGACAGGGTTGAACGTGCTGTTGAGAGGACAACACGCTGGATAAAGCTGAGGCAGACGGAGAATAAAGACAAGAAGGTCGCTTTTGTACTTTTTAACTATCCTCCAGGAAAAGACAACATTGGAAACGCGGGAAACCTCGACACATTTGAAAGCATAATCCGGTTATTCGACGCCATGAGGAAAGAAGGGTACGATGTCTCAGGCTATCCTAAAACGCGTCAGGAATTCGTAAGACTCATGGTAAAGAAAAATCTCGTTAATCTTAGCGACTGGACAGGTATGCAGAAGATAAAGGAAAATGCTTTTAAAGTGCCTTTATCAACATATCGTAAATGGTTTGAAGAGATTCCAAAGGAAAATCAGGAAGAAGTATCCAAAATGTGGGGAGATATCCCGGGGAAAATCCTGGCTGATGACGAATCTCTCCTTGTCCCCGGCATTACATTTGGTAATATTTTTCTAGGGTTTCAGCCGCCAAGGGGATATTTTGAGGATCCTTCAAAAACCTATCATGACAGCGGGATAGTTCCCCATCACCAGTACCTTGCTTACTACATGTGGCTGCAAAATGAATTCAAGGCAGACCTCCTCGTACACTTTGGAACCCACGGCACACTTGAATTTCTTCCCGGAAAACAGGTTGCCCTCTCACAAAACTGCTATCCGAGCATCCTGATAGGAAACATGCCACACGTTTATTACTATACCTGCTCAAATCCTTCGGAATCGTCAATAGCAAGAAGGAGAAGCCAGGCTACAATGGTCGATTACATGACCCCTCCGATGATAGTATCAGACCTATATGGCAGGCTTGCAGAGCTTGAAAGCGAGATAAACAACTATTTCCAGCAAAAAGACCAGAGCCCTGCCCAGTTAGGAATGATAAAAGAACGCATACTGAACATGGCCAAGGATGAGAACCTTATTGATATTATGGCAGAGGATGTTGATGTAAGCACACTCTATGATTCCCTTATTGAAATGAAGGGAAGTCTTATGACAAAAGGAATTCACGTACTTGGAAATTCCTTAAAGGGAAAAGAGCTTATTGATTATGTCATGGGCATAGTCAGATTCGACAAAGGCGATGTTGTATCTTTATTCAGAATTGTTGCTGCCACTTACGGTATTGACTGGGAAGAAGCGAGGGAAACTCCCTCAAAGATTCATAGCGACGGAAGACCGCTGGGAATTATCCTGAAAGAGACAGAGGAAAAGGGATACCGCATTCTCACCGATTACCTTGAATCATCTTATCCCAATGTTAAGAAGATTGCAGGTAAAGTACTCAATGGAAATCTCAGCTCAGACGACTTGAAGAATCTTGAGAAGACATTGCAGTTTGCAAAGATTGTTGCTGGCAATCTATCCAAGAATACTGAGATAGAAAGTCTCATAGCATCATTTTCAGGAAAATATATAGAGCCTGGCGTTGGCGGCGACCCGGTTAGAAGCCCGAGCGTCATACCAACAGGCAGGAACATTTACCAGTTCAATCCTGACCTCATACCAACCCTTGCTGCTGTCCAGAGAGGTGTCACTGTGGCTGAACAGGTAATCACCGGTTATAAAGAGGAAAACGAAGGCACCACCCCTGAAACAGTCGGAGTAATCCTTTGGGGATTTGAAACAATGAAAACTCAGGGAGAAACTGTGGCGGAAATCTTTCAGTATCTTGGGGTCGAACCAAGATGGTCAGGAACCGGAGATTTTGTCGGGGTAAAGCCTATACCACTTGAAAAACTCGGAAGACCCAGGCTTGATGTAGCAGTCGAAATCTGCGGCATATTCCGTGACACATTCCCTCTGCTCTTGAAGCTCATTGACAGGGCATTCAACATTGTGGCAGACCTCGATGAACCGCATGACAAGAATTACGTACGCAAACATTCAGAGGAAATTTGCAGAACATTAATTGAAAAAGAAGTCCCCAAGGATCAGGCATTGGCACTTTCAAGGGCAAGGATTTTCGGCCCTTCATCAACGAACTACGGAACTGACGTAACGCAGCTCATAGAAACATCCGGCTGGGAGAATTCTGACGAAATAGCCAACCTGCATATTGCAAAAATGTCGCACATATATGGCGACACATTTCACGCTGTTGCAAGCGCAGATACCTTTAAGGCTGTGCTCGACAAAGTTGATGTCGTAGCCCAGGTAAGAAGCAGCGATGAATACGGCATGGCAGATCTTGATCACTATTACGAATTTCTGGGCGGCATGGCAAAGTCCGTTGAAAGTGTAAAAAAGAAAAGTGGCCCTGGCAGGAAAAAAACTAAGCCTACAATACTGGTAGCAGACACCACTAAAGATAACATCAAGACCAAAAACATAAAGACAACCCTCGAATACGAGGCAAAGACAAAGCTATTTAACCCGGAATGGATCAAGGGACAGGTTGACAGCGGCTATCGCGGAGTAAAGAACATAAGCCAGAGAGTTGAACATCTAATTGGCTGGTCGGCAACAGCAGAATCAGTTGATAACTGGGTATGGAGCCAGGTGGCAGAGAAATATCTCTTCGATGAAGCTGTACGAAAGAGCATGATGAAGGAGAACATCTGGGCAGTGGAACACCAGCTCAATCGTCTCATGGAGGCCTTTAACCGGGGAATCTGGGATGCATCAGAAGAAGAAATAGAAAAGCTAAAGAAAATCTATCTCGAGATTGAGTCTGAAATAGAAGAGATGGAAGAATAA
- a CDS encoding 1-acyl-sn-glycerol-3-phosphate acyltransferase, whose translation MKSFSPLYWFFKFFGNLLFKLYFRFEKSGSENIPAQGPVIIVPNHASFIDPLLIAAAINRKVGYVIIDMFYYKPLIHWFAGLTYCIPVSEEMTGPGGIKSAIKYLRNGNVLCIFPEGGRSRDGKLMEPKSGTGLLAIITGVPVVPTAIKGTFESYPAHYLFPRPKKIKVIFGEPLKFVLEDGRSKKQQGEEITKVIMERIAQMLKKD comes from the coding sequence ATGAAAAGCTTCTCTCCCCTTTATTGGTTCTTTAAGTTTTTTGGTAATTTACTTTTTAAATTATATTTCAGGTTTGAGAAATCGGGTTCAGAGAATATACCCGCACAAGGTCCTGTTATAATAGTTCCGAACCATGCAAGCTTCATTGATCCTCTTCTCATTGCTGCAGCAATAAATCGTAAAGTAGGTTATGTTATAATTGATATGTTTTATTATAAGCCTCTCATACACTGGTTTGCCGGGTTAACTTACTGCATTCCTGTTTCAGAAGAGATGACTGGACCGGGTGGAATAAAATCAGCAATAAAATACCTCCGTAACGGAAATGTACTCTGTATCTTTCCAGAAGGCGGACGATCCAGAGACGGTAAACTTATGGAGCCCAAAAGTGGTACAGGCCTGCTTGCCATAATTACCGGTGTACCGGTAGTTCCAACTGCTATAAAAGGCACTTTTGAATCTTATCCGGCACATTACCTTTTTCCCAGACCAAAAAAAATTAAGGTTATATTTGGAGAGCCTTTGAAATTTGTTTTAGAAGATGGAAGGTCAAAAAAACAACAGGGAGAAGAGATAACAAAAGTTATAATGGAAAGAATAGCGCAAATGTTAAAAAAGGATTGA
- the carA gene encoding glutamine-hydrolyzing carbamoyl-phosphate synthase small subunit — protein MKAILVLEDGSSFPGENFGAAGEGVGEVVFNTSMTGYQEILTDPSYFGQIVCMTYPLIGNYGINIEDVESRKIFLSGFIVKECSDYPSNFRSSLTLGEYLKSNNVVGIHSIDTRALTRKLRDKGAQQGIISTSDFDVENLLKKLKSAPGLVGRDLVHGVTCNQSYEWEEGEWTLSSGYSHGIPLIKEGILKVAALDFGIKANILRMLIQSGCAVKVFPASVTADEILAEEPDGIFLSNGPGDPEGVPYAINTVKTLIGQKPIFGICLGHQILSLALGGKTYKLKFGHHGANHPVKEVESGKVEITSQNHGFAVDIDSLKDVTLTHVNLNDQTVEGFRCNNYPVFSVQYHPEASPGPHDSSYLFQDFRKMMIEFKKNEK, from the coding sequence ATGAAGGCAATTTTAGTTCTCGAAGACGGGTCATCATTTCCCGGTGAAAACTTCGGTGCTGCAGGAGAAGGAGTAGGGGAAGTAGTTTTTAATACAAGCATGACTGGATATCAGGAAATATTAACAGACCCTTCCTATTTCGGGCAGATTGTTTGCATGACCTATCCTTTAATAGGAAATTATGGAATAAATATAGAGGATGTTGAATCGCGTAAAATATTCCTTTCAGGTTTTATAGTTAAAGAGTGCTCTGATTATCCCAGTAATTTCCGTTCAAGTTTAACTCTTGGGGAATATCTGAAATCCAACAATGTTGTAGGTATCCACAGTATAGATACTCGTGCACTAACAAGGAAGCTTAGAGACAAAGGCGCTCAGCAGGGGATTATATCTACGTCAGATTTCGATGTGGAAAATCTTTTGAAAAAACTGAAGTCAGCACCGGGTCTTGTTGGAAGAGATCTCGTTCATGGGGTTACATGCAATCAATCCTATGAGTGGGAAGAAGGTGAATGGACACTTTCCTCAGGTTATTCTCACGGGATTCCATTAATCAAGGAAGGAATTTTAAAGGTGGCAGCTTTGGATTTTGGCATAAAGGCAAATATACTTAGAATGCTTATTCAGTCCGGTTGTGCAGTAAAAGTTTTTCCAGCCTCAGTAACAGCTGATGAGATTCTTGCTGAAGAACCTGATGGTATATTTCTTTCGAATGGTCCCGGTGATCCTGAAGGAGTCCCATATGCTATAAATACAGTAAAAACCTTAATTGGACAAAAGCCGATTTTTGGCATTTGTCTTGGACATCAGATACTGTCTCTGGCACTTGGTGGTAAAACATATAAGCTGAAATTTGGTCACCATGGAGCTAATCATCCTGTAAAAGAGGTTGAAAGCGGGAAAGTAGAAATCACATCACAAAACCATGGCTTTGCGGTTGATATTGATTCACTGAAGGATGTGACACTTACTCATGTAAATCTTAATGATCAAACCGTTGAGGGGTTCAGGTGCAATAATTACCCGGTGTTTTCTGTGCAGTATCATCCGGAGGCTTCTCCAGGTCCTCATGATTCGAGTTACCTTTTTCAGGATTTCAGGAAGATGATGATCGAGTTTAAAAAAAATGAGAAATGA
- a CDS encoding MarR family transcriptional regulator, translated as MKTEKTDELGEHILKVKDFFIEFTKKVISLDGAKLSFELNLSELKALTAFTDDKKKCTMSELARNAGVTMPSMTEVIDSLVKENIVERQRDENDRRVVLVELTEKGKRMRKEFMDRRRLELINIFNRLDRNERKEFVESLEKVRSILQKLNI; from the coding sequence ATGAAAACTGAAAAAACAGATGAACTGGGAGAACACATTCTCAAGGTTAAGGATTTTTTCATAGAGTTTACCAAGAAGGTCATTTCTCTGGATGGTGCAAAATTGAGCTTTGAACTCAATCTTTCAGAACTCAAAGCACTTACTGCATTCACAGATGATAAAAAGAAGTGCACAATGAGCGAGCTTGCAAGAAACGCCGGTGTAACAATGCCCAGTATGACAGAAGTAATAGACAGTCTAGTTAAAGAGAACATTGTAGAAAGGCAAAGGGATGAAAATGACCGCAGAGTAGTTCTCGTTGAATTAACTGAAAAGGGTAAAAGGATGAGAAAAGAATTTATGGACAGGAGGAGGCTGGAGCTAATAAATATTTTTAACCGTCTTGATAGAAACGAGCGGAAGGAGTTTGTTGAGTCTCTTGAAAAAGTCAGATCCATACTCCAAAAATTAAATATTTAA
- a CDS encoding sensor domain-containing diguanylate cyclase: MNIAINSSKYIFSLKGRIFAVIALLPLTLLDSISDYSKQLLLIVAFVFYSSVLNVMLKDCKSKEKIIIISIFFLILDSLFITLLVFFTGKGNSQIYLVYYFYIGLCTLSFDFKTAMLISLLDSMLYGSVCLYKPSGEIDLPHIIIRIGFFLSIPFFMSKISVGQNKYIKYINNLERKLEREKDVYNKIKKELTIKTDELKILNEVGNIGSAGVDLNEFFNKINSTISRMLGFKRFCIFLVNEETSQLEIKTAVGFPKGIEKKVIINLGEGISGNVATTGKPVLVGDVSEVDGFTYYGGLCRDIKSFLCVPIISESKILGVISANDPAVNYFTDDDLKLLSDLAIHFSVALQNAKYVEKLRNMSSVDGLTESYNHRFFYQRLKQEISVSKRHNQKFSIVMFDIDCFKSVNDKYGHKAGDRVLIAVSNILKKHCRESDFVARYGGEEFALLLPRTDSSQALILTDRILEVTRNREFFLNGANIPAIITLSAGIVEFPKDGLSCNELVEKADQALYYAKKTGKDKSQLYIAEKFLSFDK; encoded by the coding sequence ATGAACATAGCGATAAATAGCTCAAAATATATTTTTTCATTAAAAGGTCGTATTTTTGCAGTAATAGCCTTATTGCCTCTCACTCTTTTAGATTCTATCAGTGATTATTCTAAGCAATTACTGCTTATTGTTGCTTTTGTTTTTTATAGCAGTGTCTTAAACGTAATGTTGAAGGATTGTAAGTCCAAGGAAAAGATTATCATCATATCTATTTTTTTTCTTATTCTGGATAGCCTGTTCATAACATTGCTTGTATTCTTCACAGGGAAGGGCAATAGCCAGATATATCTTGTTTATTACTTTTATATTGGATTATGTACGTTATCATTTGATTTTAAAACTGCCATGTTGATATCTCTGCTTGATTCGATGCTTTATGGCTCTGTCTGTCTGTACAAGCCAAGTGGTGAAATAGATTTACCTCATATAATCATAAGGATTGGTTTTTTTCTTTCAATTCCCTTTTTCATGAGCAAAATATCTGTTGGGCAGAACAAGTACATTAAATACATAAACAATCTTGAAAGAAAGCTTGAGAGGGAAAAAGATGTATATAATAAAATAAAAAAAGAATTAACCATTAAAACGGACGAGCTGAAAATACTTAATGAAGTAGGGAATATTGGCAGTGCCGGCGTAGATTTAAATGAGTTTTTTAATAAAATTAATTCTACCATATCGAGGATGCTGGGATTTAAGAGGTTTTGCATTTTTTTGGTTAATGAAGAGACTTCTCAACTGGAAATAAAGACGGCAGTTGGTTTTCCTAAAGGAATAGAAAAAAAGGTCATAATTAATCTTGGCGAAGGAATATCCGGCAACGTTGCAACTACCGGTAAACCCGTATTAGTAGGGGATGTATCAGAAGTAGATGGATTCACTTATTATGGTGGACTATGCCGTGACATTAAATCGTTTTTATGCGTTCCAATTATTTCTGAAAGCAAAATTCTGGGAGTGATTAGCGCGAATGACCCTGCTGTAAATTATTTTACTGATGACGATTTGAAACTTTTATCTGATCTTGCCATACATTTTTCTGTGGCGCTCCAGAATGCAAAGTATGTTGAGAAGCTTAGAAATATGAGCAGTGTTGACGGGCTTACCGAATCCTATAATCACAGGTTCTTTTACCAGCGGCTAAAGCAGGAAATATCAGTTTCAAAAAGGCATAATCAAAAATTTTCAATTGTAATGTTTGATATAGATTGTTTTAAAAGCGTCAATGACAAATATGGGCATAAAGCTGGTGACCGTGTGTTGATAGCTGTTTCCAATATTCTCAAGAAACATTGCAGAGAATCGGACTTTGTAGCACGGTACGGTGGAGAAGAATTTGCTCTTCTTCTTCCAAGGACGGACAGCTCCCAAGCACTGATTTTAACAGACAGAATTCTGGAGGTAACACGCAATAGAGAATTTTTTCTGAATGGTGCTAATATCCCTGCTATTATCACACTAAGTGCAGGGATTGTTGAGTTTCCCAAAGATGGATTGTCCTGTAATGAGTTGGTGGAAAAAGCTGATCAGGCACTCTATTATGCTAAAAAAACAGGCAAAGATAAATCCCAATTATATATTGCAGAAAAATTCCTTTCTTTTGACAAGTAA